The genomic interval GCTGGTGCTGGACAACGCCACGGGCGCGGTGCTGGCGTGGGTGGGCTCGTCGGGCCAGCTCAGCCAGGCCAGCGAGGTGGATGCCGTGCTGGCGCTGCGCCAGCCGGGCTCCACGCTCAAGCCTTTTCTGTACGCGCATGCCATTGCCGAGCGGCGGCTCACGGCGGCGTCTCTGGTGGAGGACTCGCCCGCGCAGATCACCACGGCCAGCGGCCTGTACATCCCCCAGAACTACGACCGGCAGTTCAAGGGCTGGGTGTCGGTGCGCACGGCGCTGGCGGCCTCGCTCAACGTGCCGGCCGTGCGCACGCTGGTCATGGTCACGCCCGATGCGTTCCACCGCCAGCTGGTTGCAGCCGGTTTGCCACTGCGCGAAAGCGGCGACTACTTTGGCTACAGCCTGGCGCTGGGCAGCCCCGAGGTGCCGCTGCTGCACCTGACCAATGCCTACCGCACGCTCGCCAACGGCGGGCGGCTGAGCCCCGTGGCGCTGCAGGAGGCCGCGAAGCCGCGTTTCACCCCGGCACTGGATGCGCGTGCCGCTTTCATCGTGGGCGACATCCTCTCGGACGGCAACGCCCGCGCCCGCACGTTCGGCACCGACAGCGTGCTCGCCACGCGCTTCTGGACCGCCGTGAAAACCGGCACCAGCAAGGACATGCGCGACAACTGGGCCGTGGGCTGGTCCGAGCGTTACACCGTGGGCGTATGGGTGGGCAACGCCAGCGGCGCGGCCATGCACGATGTGAGCGGCACCAGCGGCGCGGCGCCCATCTGGTCGGCACTGATGGGCTTTTTGCACGCACGCGCGCCCAGCCGTGCACCGAAGGCGCCTGCGGGGCTGGTGCAGGCCGCCGTGCGGTTTGGTGCCGTGGCTGCAGAGGGTGCAGCCGCGCCCCAGCCGCTGGAGGCCGCGCGGCAGGAGTGGTTTACCGCGGGCACCGAGCAAGCCGTTTTCGCTATTGATTCAGGAGCTGCCAGCGCTTATTGGCAAAGCGCCAGAGGCCAAAATGACTCAAAATCATTCGCTGCCCGCATCACAAGCCCCGCGTCCGGCACGGTGATTGCGCTCGACCCGGACATCCCGCCCACGCGCCAGCGCCTGCAATTCACCGCCACAGGCGAGGGCCTTCGCTGGCGCATGGATGGCAAGCCCCTGGGCCAGGGCGCTCGCGTGGCCTGGCTGCCCTGGCCGGGGCGCCACGTGGTGCAGATCGTGAATGCGCGGGGGCAGGTACTGGACGAAGTTCGCATCGAGGTGCGGGGTGCTGGTGCCGTGACACCCCCACCGCCGCCGCGCAGAAACTGACGTGCGTCAATTTTCCGTGTGCGATGGGAAATACGAGTAGGCCCCAAGTCAGGCTGACTGTATAAACTGGTAACAAATTTTCTGCCATGCCCCTGCTTCGTCAGTTTTTCTCCCACCGCCTGATCTGGCTGGCCCTGCTCGTCTCGCTGGGCATCGGGGTGCTGTTTGCCCGGTCGGTCTGGACCATTCGCAAGGACGAGTGGGACTACGCCATCCAGACCAATGCGAACCTGGCCCAGACACTGGAGCGCAGCCTGATCTGGGCCCTGGACTCCTACGACAGATCCCTGCAGGGCGTGGCGCGCGAGGCGGGCAACCCCGAGACATGGGCACTGCCCCCTGAGCTGCGTGCGCGCGTGGTGTTTGACAACTCTCTGCGCATGGAGGGTGCCGGCAACGTTTTTGTGCTGGATAAAAAGGGCGACCTGATCCTGGACTCTGGCTCGCTGGTTCCGCGCAAGGCCAACTTTGCCGACCGTGACTACTTCTAGGCGTTCGAGTCTGGCACGCACACGGGGCTCTTTGTGGGCAAGCCCGTGCCGTCGCGGGTCACGGGCATCTACATCCTGCCCCTGTCGCGGGCCTACCGGCATCCCGATGGCAGCTTTGCGGGCGTGGTGGTGGGGGCGCTACGCCTAAGCTTTTTCAATGAAATGTTTGGCTCGCTCGACCTCGGGCCCAACAGCGGTGTGAACATGTTTCGCGGCGACGGGGTCATCATTTCGCGCTTTCCGTATGGCGATGCGGATGTGGGCAAGACCATTGCCGGAACCCACAACTTCCTGCGGTTCCAGCGGGAGGGAAGCGGCTCGTTCGTCGGCCGTGCTGCGCTGGATGGCGTCGAACGCCTCTACACATATCGCAAGGTGGGCAACTACCCGCTGATCATCAACGTGGCCCAGGCCACGCACACCATTCTGGACAAGTGGTACCGCAGCGCGTGGATGCTGGGCGGCTTTGCGCTGCTGCTGATCGGGGGCTGCATGGGCCTGGGCCTGCTGTTTGTGCGCGAACTGACATTGCGCCAGTCCGTCAGCGGCCAACTCAAGCAGGCCGAGCACGACCTGCGCACCATATTGAACAACCTGCCGTCCATGATCGGCTACTGGGACAGGGACCTTCGCAACCGCTTTGCCAACCACGCGTACCTGGAATGGTTTGGCCAGGCACCCGGCGAGATGCGGGGCAAACACATCAGCCACTTGCTGGGGCCCGAGCTGTACGAGAAAAACCGCCCCTACCTGGAACAGGCGCTGCAGGGGCACGAGCAACTGTTCGAGCGCACCATCGTGGACCCCAAGGGCGTCGCGCGGTACGCGCTGGCGTCGTACACCCCTGACTTCGACGGCAGCGAAGTGCGCGGCATCTTCGTGCAGGTGACCGACATCACCGAGCGCAAGCGCATGGAAGACGCGCTGTTTGACGAAAAAGAGCGCATGCGTCTCACCCTGCGCGCCATGGGCGATGCAGTGGTCTGCACCGACGCGCAGGGCCATGTCACCTACCTCAACCCGGTGGCGCAGCGCCTGACGGGCTGGCAAGGGTTTGACGCCGCCGGGCACAACGCCGATGAAGTGGTCATGCTGCGCAGCGCCGACAACGACGCACTGCAGGACAACCCGCTGCGTCAGGCCCTTGAGCAGGCGTGCACAGTGGATGCGGTGCGCGGCATTGTGGTGCACCGCAGCAGCGGCGCGCGTTTTCAGGTGGAAGGCAGCGCCAGCCCCATTACCGACCGCCATGGCGCCGTGACGGGCGCGGTGGCCGTGCTGCGCGACGTGACGGAAGCCGTGGCCATGGCCGAGCGCATGGCGCACCTGGCGCAGTACGACACGCTGACCAACTTGCCCAACCGCCTGCTGCTGAAAGACCGCGCGGAGGTGGCCATGGCCCAGGCGCGGCGCGAGGCGAAGCTGCTGGGCGTGATGTTCCTGGACCTGGATGGTTTCAAGCAGGTCAATGACAGCCTGGGCCACGCCATGGGCGACCAGTTGCTGGTGCAGTTTGCCCAGCGCCTGCAGGCCGCCGTGCGTGCATCCGACACCGTGTGCCGCCAGGGTGGCGACGAGTTCGTGGTGCTGCTGCCGGGGCTCGATACCCCCGAAGCCGCCTGCGGCGTGGCGCGCAAGATTCTCGCTGCGTGCGACACGCCGTTCGAGCTGGCCGGGCGGCGTGTGCAGGTGGGGATCAGTGGCGGGATCGCACTTTTCCCGCAGCACGGCGACACCTTTGACGACCTCTCACGCCACGCCGACGACGCCATGTACGCCGCCAAACGGGGCGGGCGCATGCGCTTCATGCTCAACCGCGGCCCGGGCGCCGAGCCAGAGCCCGTGCTGCCCGAGAGCGCCACGGCGTGAAGCGCTACTGTATTGATAGCTTATGGCGCTTGCTGCACAAGCGCTGCAGGCCAAAATGGCTTGAAATCTGCTTGCCACTGGCGTCCAGTGGTGCGTACGGCCATGGAAATTTGTTGCAGCGCGGCCCAAATAATTTTGATGGCCGGCTGGCGCGCAACTGCCTACCATTCGGCCCAGCCTCTCCATCCGCCAGCACCCTGGTGCAACCCCCTTCTGGAGCCTCCGCGTGCCCGATCTTTCCAAAATCACCTGCATCGAAGACCTGCGTGTCATTGCCGAGCGCCGCGTGCCGCGCATGTTTTATGACTACGCCGATTCAGGCTCGTACACCGAAGGCACCTACCGCGCCAACGAAAGTGACTTCCAGCGCATCAAGCTGCGCCAGCGCGTGGCCGTCAACATGGAAGGCCGCAGCACCCGCACCACCATGGTCGGCCAGGACGTGGCCATGCCCGTGGCCATTGCGCCCACGGGCCTGACCGGCATGCAGCATGCCGACGGAGAAATCCTGGGCGCGAGAGCGGCCAAGGCGTTTGGCATTCCGTTCACGCTCTCGACCATGAGCATCTGCTCCATCGAAGACGTGGCCCAGCACACCGGCAACCACCCGTTCTGGTTCCAGGTGTACGTGATGCGCGACCGCGACTTCATCGAGCGCCTGATCGACCGCGCCAAGGCCGCCAACTGTTCGGCGCTGCAGCTCACGCTCGATCTGCAGATCCTGGGCCAGCGCCACAAGGACATCAAGAACGGCCTCTCGGCCCCGCCCAAGCCCACCATCGCCAACCTCATCAACCTGGCCACCAAACCGCGCTGGTGCCTGGGCATGCTGGGCACAAAGCGCCGCAGCTTTGGCAACATCGTGGGCCATGCCAAGGGCGTGGGCGATTTGTCGTCGCTGTCGTCGTGGACGGCCGAGCAGTTTGACCCGCAGCTCAACTGGGGCGACGTGGAGTGGATCAAGAAACGCTGGGGCGGCAAGCTGATCTTGAAGGGCATCATGGACGCCGAAGACGCGCGCCTGGCCGTGAACAGCGGCGCCGATGCGCTCATCGTCAGCAACCACGGCGGCCGCCAGTTGGATGGCGCCCCCTCCTCCATCGCTGCGCTGCCCGGCATTGCCGCTGCGGCGGGCAAAGACATCGAGGTGTGGATGGACGGCGGCATCCGCAGCGGGCAGGACGTGCTCAAGGCCCGCGCCCTGGGCGCACAAGGCACGCTGATCGGGCGCAGCTTTCTGTATGGCCTGGGCGCCTTTGGCGAGGCGGGCGTGACGCGTGCGCTGCAGATCATCCAGAAAGAGCTGGATATCACCATGGCGTTTTGCGGCCACACCAACATCAACACGGTGGACCGGTCCATCCTGCTGCCGGGCACGTACCCGACCTGAGTTGTGTAGACCCACCCCCGAAAAGGCCGCGCTGCGGCCTTTGCTGTTTCTGGCCTGGTGAATCCATCGCGCAGCAGAGCACGGCGCCGGCGCCGCCCGCATTGGTACGGCCACCTGACGCAGCGGTGCGTTGCAGGCCAGCACCCCTCTTGGCGCTTACCTGACAGCCGCCCATAGTTTCACCATGAACGGCAATGACAGAAAAAGTGCAGCGTCCGTCCCAGCTCACTCATGCCGCAGCGCATCGATCGGGTCCATGCGTGCCGCGCGCCGCGCCGGGAAGTAGCCAAACACCACGCCAATCCCGGCCGAGAACACGAACGACAGCAGGTTCACGCCGGGGTTGAACAAGTAGGGCACGCCCATCAGGCCCGACAGCGCGAGCGACGCGCCCGTGGCCAGCACGATGCCGATGAGCCCGCCCAAGGCGGCCAGCACCACGGCCTCGATCAGAAACTGCAGCAGCACCTCGCGCTCCAGCGCGCCAATGGCCAGCCGCAGGCCGATCTCGCGCGTGCGCTCGGTCACGCTCACCAGCATGATGTTCATGATGCCGATGCCGCCCACCAGCAGGCTCACGGCTGCCACGGCGCCCAGCAGCGTGGTCAACACCTTGGTGGTGCCCGAGAGCGTGTCGGCCAGCTGTTTGGTGTCGAGCACATTGAAGTTGTCTTCGTCCGAGTCCGACAGCTTGCGCAGCTCGCGCAGCAATTGCGTGAGGCTGGCCTTCACCCGCTCGGGGTCGCTGCCATCCTTCATCGACACCAGCAGCGTGTTCACCCGCGTGTTACCCGTCACGCGGCGCTGCAGCGTGCGCAGCGGCACCAGCACGGTGTCGTCCTGGTCGTTGCCAAACGCACCCTGCCCTTTGGACGCCAGCACGCCCACCACCTCGCAGGAAAACGCCTTCACGCGCAGCTGGCCGCCCACGGCATCGGCGGTGCCAAACAGCTCGCGTCGCACGGTCTCGCCGATCAGGCAGACGGCGGCGCCCGCGCGCAGTTCCGCATCGGTAAAGACGCGGCCAGTGCGCACCGTCCAGTTGCCGGTCTCCAGCCAGGCGTTGGTGCTGCCGATCACGCTGGTCGTCCAGTTGCGCCCGCCCACCACGGCAGTGGCGGCGGCGCGCGCTTCGGGCGCCACGGCCAGGATGCCGCCGATCTGCTGGGCGATCATGTCGGCATCGGTGTCCTTGAAGGCCGGAGCGCCCGAGCCGCCGCCGGGCCCCATGCGCTGGCCGGGTCGCACCTGTAGCAGGTTGGTGCCCAGGCCCGATATCTGGTTCTGAATGGCCAACGTGGCGCCATTGCCCAGCGTGACCATGGTGATGACCGCGCTCACGCCGATCACGATGCCCAGGATGGTGAGGAAAGAGCGCATGAGATTGCGCCGGATGGAACGCAACGCCAGCAGCAGGGTGTTGAGCAACATCAGTGGCCTCCCGCGTCCGAACCGGCCACCGCCGGCAGGGCCGATGCTGCATCAGCGTCCAGGCCCTTGGGGTGCGGGTTGGGCGCGTCGCTGTCCACCACGCCATCGACAAACCGCACGATGCGCCGCGCGTACTGCGCCATGTCGGGCTCGTGCGTGACCATCAGCACGGTGATGCCGTGGTCGGCGTTCAGGCGCCACAGCAGTTCCATGATCTCGACACTGCGTTGCGTATCGAGGTTGCCGGTGGGCTCGTCGGCCAGCAGCACATCGGGCTCGGTGACGATGGCGCGCGCAATCGCCACGCGCTGCTGCTGCCCGCCCGACAGCTCGGCGGGGGTGTGGTGTTCCCAGCCCTTGAGGCCCACGGCCTCCAGCGCACGCGCGGCCGCTGCGTGGCGCGCGGTGGCCGACTCGCCCCGGTACAGCAGGGGCAGCTCCACGTTCTCTTGCGCCGAGGTGCGCGCCAGCAGGTTGAAGCCCTGGAACACAAAGCCAAAGTAGCGCCGCCGCAGCCGTGCCCGCTCGTCGCGCGAGAGTGACTCCACATGCACGCCCTTGAACAGGTATTCGCCCGTGGTGGGGCGGTCCAGGCAGCCCAGCGTGTTCATGGCCGTGGACTTGCCCGAGCCGCTGGGGCCCATGATGGCCACAAAATCGCCTTGTGCAATGTCCAAGTCCACGCCCTTGAGCGCCTGAAAGGCCAGCGCCCCTTCGCCATAGACCTTGGTCACGCCGCGCAGGCGGATGATGGGGGTATCGCCCGCCACGCTCATGACTTGGCCCCTGCGGCGCGCTGGTCGGTGATCACGGCCATGCCGGGGGTCAGGCCCTCGCCGGTGACCTCGGTATGGCGGCCATCGCTGATGCCCACCTGCACATCGATGGGCTTGGCAGCGCCGTCTTGCAGCACCCACACCTGCCGCGTCTTGCCCGCGCCATCGCCCGCCTCGGCCGCCGCGCCCGGTTTGCGCGGGCCCGAGCCAGACCGTGGCATGCGCGGCATGAGCTGCGACATGATGCCGCCACCACTGCCGCTGCCCGACGCGCCGGGCTTGGCGCCACTCGCTCCGGGTTTCGCATCGGCCCCTGCGGCCTGAGCGGGCGTGAAGCGCAGCGCCGTGTTGGGCACCAGCAGCACGTCCTTGCGCTCGGTGGAGGTGATGGTGGCCGCCGCCGTCATGCCGGGGCGCAGGCTCATGTCGTTGTTGTTCACCTCCAGCCAGGTGATGTAGGTCACCACGTTGTCCGTCTTGGTGGAGCCAAACGCCACCCGCGTGACCTGGGCCGGGTAACGGCGCGAGGGATAGGCACTGACCGTGAAGCCCGCGTCCTGCCCCACCTTGACCGAACCCACATCGGCTTCGTCCACGCTCACATCCAGCCGCAGCCGCGTGAGGTCTTCGGCCACGGTGAACAGCGTCACGGCCTGCAGCGATGCGGCCACCGCGTTGCCGGGCTCCACCGTGCGGGTGAGCACCACGCCGTCGATGGGCGAGCGGATGGAGGCCTTGGACAGGTTGGTTTCGTCGGTGGACAGCGCTGCGCGTGCGTCCTCTACCGTGGCGCGGGCGCTGGTTTCGTCGGCGCGGGCACGGTCGAGCGTGGCGCGGCCTGCGTCCAGCTCGGCGGCCGATGGCACCTTGCCGCCGGACAGGCGGGCCACTTCTTCGAGCCGGCCAAAGTTGGCAATGGCCTCATTGGTGGTGGCCACGGCCTGGGCCAGCCGGGCCTGCGCCGACGCCAGCGAGGCGCGCGAGCGCAGCACTTGTGATTCGAGCTTGGCGGTGTCCAGCTCTACCAGCAGCTGCCCTTTCTTGACCTTGTCGTTCACATCCACCAGCACGTTGCGCACGGTGCCCGACAGCTCGCTGCCAATGGTGACCGAGCGCGTGGGCTGCAGCGTGCCATTGGCCGACACGGTGAGTGTTAGATTGCCCCGGCGCAACTCTTCGGTGACATAGGTGGGTGCAGTGCTGGCGCTCTGGCGCGATTGCCAGGCGTACAAGCCACCGCCCACCACCACGAGCGCGGCCACCCCCAGCCACACGGTAGTGCGCTGCCACCAGCGGCGCGGACGGTCGGCACCCAGGAGTGCTTCGAGGCTGGACGGGGGAGAGGAAGGTTTATCAGTCATAAGATCAAATCAGTTACTCATAGCGCATGAAACTGGCGCGGCCAAAGTGCAGGCAGCCGAGCAAGGGCCGCCCCGCAGTGAGGGCTGCGTCCCCCAGC from Acidovorax sp. FHTAMBA carries:
- a CDS encoding diguanylate cyclase is translated as MGKPVPSRVTGIYILPLSRAYRHPDGSFAGVVVGALRLSFFNEMFGSLDLGPNSGVNMFRGDGVIISRFPYGDADVGKTIAGTHNFLRFQREGSGSFVGRAALDGVERLYTYRKVGNYPLIINVAQATHTILDKWYRSAWMLGGFALLLIGGCMGLGLLFVRELTLRQSVSGQLKQAEHDLRTILNNLPSMIGYWDRDLRNRFANHAYLEWFGQAPGEMRGKHISHLLGPELYEKNRPYLEQALQGHEQLFERTIVDPKGVARYALASYTPDFDGSEVRGIFVQVTDITERKRMEDALFDEKERMRLTLRAMGDAVVCTDAQGHVTYLNPVAQRLTGWQGFDAAGHNADEVVMLRSADNDALQDNPLRQALEQACTVDAVRGIVVHRSSGARFQVEGSASPITDRHGAVTGAVAVLRDVTEAVAMAERMAHLAQYDTLTNLPNRLLLKDRAEVAMAQARREAKLLGVMFLDLDGFKQVNDSLGHAMGDQLLVQFAQRLQAAVRASDTVCRQGGDEFVVLLPGLDTPEAACGVARKILAACDTPFELAGRRVQVGISGGIALFPQHGDTFDDLSRHADDAMYAAKRGGRMRFMLNRGPGAEPEPVLPESATA
- a CDS encoding ABC transporter permease, whose translation is MLLNTLLLALRSIRRNLMRSFLTILGIVIGVSAVITMVTLGNGATLAIQNQISGLGTNLLQVRPGQRMGPGGGSGAPAFKDTDADMIAQQIGGILAVAPEARAAATAVVGGRNWTTSVIGSTNAWLETGNWTVRTGRVFTDAELRAGAAVCLIGETVRRELFGTADAVGGQLRVKAFSCEVVGVLASKGQGAFGNDQDDTVLVPLRTLQRRVTGNTRVNTLLVSMKDGSDPERVKASLTQLLRELRKLSDSDEDNFNVLDTKQLADTLSGTTKVLTTLLGAVAAVSLLVGGIGIMNIMLVSVTERTREIGLRLAIGALEREVLLQFLIEAVVLAALGGLIGIVLATGASLALSGLMGVPYLFNPGVNLLSFVFSAGIGVVFGYFPARRAARMDPIDALRHE
- the pbpC gene encoding penicillin-binding protein 1C; the encoded protein is MRGALPRIASFLIAACAGTASALPTFNEVRADFRPSDTLILSREGEVLQRLRTDATVRRGQWVPLADVSPALRQALVLSEDKRFYEHSGVDWRAASAAAWGNLWNQRTRGASTITMQLAGLLDGDWRQGPGGRTVVQKLGQTVAAQVLDRRWRKDQILEAYLNLVPFRSELVGIDALSRTLFGKAAHGLDDREAAVAAALVRAPNARPALVAQRACGVLRDMQQRPHAPAARVDCDALDLFATAALQRRAFDASEGVAPHFARYLLRQQFKDGAAMPERVPTTLRAPLQRFAAQTLQQHLRELRGRNVEDGAVLVLDNATGAVLAWVGSSGQLSQASEVDAVLALRQPGSTLKPFLYAHAIAERRLTAASLVEDSPAQITTASGLYIPQNYDRQFKGWVSVRTALAASLNVPAVRTLVMVTPDAFHRQLVAAGLPLRESGDYFGYSLALGSPEVPLLHLTNAYRTLANGGRLSPVALQEAAKPRFTPALDARAAFIVGDILSDGNARARTFGTDSVLATRFWTAVKTGTSKDMRDNWAVGWSERYTVGVWVGNASGAAMHDVSGTSGAAPIWSALMGFLHARAPSRAPKAPAGLVQAAVRFGAVAAEGAAAPQPLEAARQEWFTAGTEQAVFAIDSGAASAYWQSARGQNDSKSFAARITSPASGTVIALDPDIPPTRQRLQFTATGEGLRWRMDGKPLGQGARVAWLPWPGRHVVQIVNARGQVLDEVRIEVRGAGAVTPPPPPRRN
- a CDS encoding alpha-hydroxy acid oxidase; the encoded protein is MPDLSKITCIEDLRVIAERRVPRMFYDYADSGSYTEGTYRANESDFQRIKLRQRVAVNMEGRSTRTTMVGQDVAMPVAIAPTGLTGMQHADGEILGARAAKAFGIPFTLSTMSICSIEDVAQHTGNHPFWFQVYVMRDRDFIERLIDRAKAANCSALQLTLDLQILGQRHKDIKNGLSAPPKPTIANLINLATKPRWCLGMLGTKRRSFGNIVGHAKGVGDLSSLSSWTAEQFDPQLNWGDVEWIKKRWGGKLILKGIMDAEDARLAVNSGADALIVSNHGGRQLDGAPSSIAALPGIAAAAGKDIEVWMDGGIRSGQDVLKARALGAQGTLIGRSFLYGLGAFGEAGVTRALQIIQKELDITMAFCGHTNINTVDRSILLPGTYPT
- a CDS encoding ABC transporter ATP-binding protein, whose amino-acid sequence is MSVAGDTPIIRLRGVTKVYGEGALAFQALKGVDLDIAQGDFVAIMGPSGSGKSTAMNTLGCLDRPTTGEYLFKGVHVESLSRDERARLRRRYFGFVFQGFNLLARTSAQENVELPLLYRGESATARHAAAARALEAVGLKGWEHHTPAELSGGQQQRVAIARAIVTEPDVLLADEPTGNLDTQRSVEIMELLWRLNADHGITVLMVTHEPDMAQYARRIVRFVDGVVDSDAPNPHPKGLDADAASALPAVAGSDAGGH
- a CDS encoding efflux RND transporter periplasmic adaptor subunit → MTDKPSSPPSSLEALLGADRPRRWWQRTTVWLGVAALVVVGGGLYAWQSRQSASTAPTYVTEELRRGNLTLTVSANGTLQPTRSVTIGSELSGTVRNVLVDVNDKVKKGQLLVELDTAKLESQVLRSRASLASAQARLAQAVATTNEAIANFGRLEEVARLSGGKVPSAAELDAGRATLDRARADETSARATVEDARAALSTDETNLSKASIRSPIDGVVLTRTVEPGNAVAASLQAVTLFTVAEDLTRLRLDVSVDEADVGSVKVGQDAGFTVSAYPSRRYPAQVTRVAFGSTKTDNVVTYITWLEVNNNDMSLRPGMTAAATITSTERKDVLLVPNTALRFTPAQAAGADAKPGASGAKPGASGSGSGGGIMSQLMPRMPRSGSGPRKPGAAAEAGDGAGKTRQVWVLQDGAAKPIDVQVGISDGRHTEVTGEGLTPGMAVITDQRAAGAKS